A part of Lathamus discolor isolate bLatDis1 chromosome 17, bLatDis1.hap1, whole genome shotgun sequence genomic DNA contains:
- the LOC136023023 gene encoding TLC domain-containing protein 5-like isoform X1: MQMSRMVSIALEVTCSFVAWLFLYACCCYWNRGRSYEWSCRLVTLLHGVIVTCLSGYAVLLDGPWPLTHAGSPNTALQIHVLSLTLGYFIFDLGWCLYFQTEGDLMLLHHTLSICGMIMVLGLGKSATEVNAVVFVSEITNPLLQTRWFLREMGWYHTLLGDIVDFLFVSLFLVLRIGGGAVIMYAMVTSPDPGWLLKAGGLAMYVVSLGFMVEICRFVRRKMMKKNISWTRRRSGNAPVKTNGHSTAH, translated from the exons ATGCAGATGAG CAGGATGGTTTCCATCGCTCTCGAGGTGACCTGCAGCTTTGTTGCCTGGCTGTTTCTGTACGCCTGCTGCTGCTACTGGAACAGGGGCCGTTCCTACGAGTGGAGCTGTCGCTTGGTCACCCTGCTGCATGGGGTGATCGTCACCTGCCTCTCTGGTTATGCTGTGCTCTTGGATGGCCCCTGGCCTCTGACCCATGCAG GTTCACCGAACACAGCTCTTCAGATCCATGTGCTGTCCCTGACCTTGGGTTACTTCATCTTTGACCTGGGCTGGTGCCTGTATTTCCAGACAGAGGGGGACCTCATGCTGCTCCACCACACGCTGAGCATCTGCGGCATGATCATGGTGCTGGGGCTCGGCAAGTCTGCTACGGAAGTCAATGCTGTTGTGTTTGTGAGCGAGATCACCAACCCTCTGCTCCAGACCCGCTGGTTCCTGAGGGAAATGGGCTGGTACCACACTCTCCTGGGAGACATCGTGGATTTCCTCTTCGTTTCCCTCTTCCTGGTGCTTCGAATTGGGGGAGGAGCTGTGATCATGTATGCCATGGTGACGTCCCCTGATCCCGGCTGGCTCCTCAAGGCCGGAGGCTTGGCCATGTACGTTGTATCTTTGGGCTTCATGGTTGAAATCTGCCGCTTTGTCAGGAGGAAAATGATGAAGAAGAATATTTCCTGGACAAGGCGGAGGAGTGGGAACGCACCTGTGAAAACTAACGGGCACTCGACAGCTCATTAA
- the LOC136023023 gene encoding TLC domain-containing protein 5-like isoform X2 has translation MVSIALEVTCSFVAWLFLYACCCYWNRGRSYEWSCRLVTLLHGVIVTCLSGYAVLLDGPWPLTHAGSPNTALQIHVLSLTLGYFIFDLGWCLYFQTEGDLMLLHHTLSICGMIMVLGLGKSATEVNAVVFVSEITNPLLQTRWFLREMGWYHTLLGDIVDFLFVSLFLVLRIGGGAVIMYAMVTSPDPGWLLKAGGLAMYVVSLGFMVEICRFVRRKMMKKNISWTRRRSGNAPVKTNGHSTAH, from the exons ATGGTTTCCATCGCTCTCGAGGTGACCTGCAGCTTTGTTGCCTGGCTGTTTCTGTACGCCTGCTGCTGCTACTGGAACAGGGGCCGTTCCTACGAGTGGAGCTGTCGCTTGGTCACCCTGCTGCATGGGGTGATCGTCACCTGCCTCTCTGGTTATGCTGTGCTCTTGGATGGCCCCTGGCCTCTGACCCATGCAG GTTCACCGAACACAGCTCTTCAGATCCATGTGCTGTCCCTGACCTTGGGTTACTTCATCTTTGACCTGGGCTGGTGCCTGTATTTCCAGACAGAGGGGGACCTCATGCTGCTCCACCACACGCTGAGCATCTGCGGCATGATCATGGTGCTGGGGCTCGGCAAGTCTGCTACGGAAGTCAATGCTGTTGTGTTTGTGAGCGAGATCACCAACCCTCTGCTCCAGACCCGCTGGTTCCTGAGGGAAATGGGCTGGTACCACACTCTCCTGGGAGACATCGTGGATTTCCTCTTCGTTTCCCTCTTCCTGGTGCTTCGAATTGGGGGAGGAGCTGTGATCATGTATGCCATGGTGACGTCCCCTGATCCCGGCTGGCTCCTCAAGGCCGGAGGCTTGGCCATGTACGTTGTATCTTTGGGCTTCATGGTTGAAATCTGCCGCTTTGTCAGGAGGAAAATGATGAAGAAGAATATTTCCTGGACAAGGCGGAGGAGTGGGAACGCACCTGTGAAAACTAACGGGCACTCGACAGCTCATTAA
- the LOC136023147 gene encoding TLC domain-containing protein 5-like isoform X1: MPGAPSLRSRGRCRPSSPPAGAPRPPLPLPERRRRPEQPRPCGGCTGKGLAPQPPLRLAACGVRRRAGTRPRHPRAHRGGRWRAAGPEASGGGRLQKDLGVNPVRRSAGTSRTSGTFAIAQLETRTSQSVTQLLLMRFPECSGITRHILHCMERMLFPLLLRVACSLLAWFSLYAWFCHRYKHRNYEWSCRLVTLTHGILATCLSAYVGFIDGPWPMSHPGSPNTTLQVHVLCLSLGYFLFDLCWCVYFQTEGALMLAHHLVSILGITASLALGESAAEVNAVIFGSEITNPLLQARWFLKEIGCYHSFTGDVVDFFFVVLFTGVRIGVGAWLMYCELASPKPRWYIKLGGVIMYAVSWVFMVSICRFARRKSMKKYHAWRSRRSDELYLKTNGHLKTH; the protein is encoded by the exons ATGCCGGGCGCCCCTTCCCTGCGCTCCCGCGGCCGCTGCCGTCCCTCCTCCCCGCCAGCAGGTGCCCCTCGGCCGCCGCTTCCTCTTCCCGAGCGGCGGAGGCGGCCCGAGCAGCCGCGTCCCTGCGGTGGGTGCACGGGGAAGGGCCTGGCCCCGCAGCCTCCCCTGCGGCTTGCGGCGTGCGGGGTCCGGCGGCGTGCGGGGACCCGGCCTCGGCATCCGCGGGCACACCGCGGAGGCCGCTGGAGAGCAGCGGGGCCGGAGGCGAGCGGCGGAGGCCGGTTGCAG AAGGACCTGGGTGTGAATCCAGTGCGCCGGTCAGCAGGTACCAGCAGGACCAGTGGCACTTTTGCTATTGCGCAACTGGAAACTCGTACATCCCAGAGCGTGACTCAACTGCTTTTGATGCGCTTCCCTGAATGCTCAGGAATAACGAGACACATCTTACATTGCATGGAAAG GATGCTGTTCCCCCTGCTCCTGCGGGTAGCCTGCAGTCTGCTTGCCTGGTTCTCTCTCTACGCTTGGTTCTGCCATCGCTACAAACACCGGAATTACGAATGGAGCTGCAGGCTGGTCACGCTAACCCATGGCATCCTTGCTACCTGCCTCTCTGCTTACGTTGGCTTTATTGATGGTCCCTGGCCTATGAGTCACCCAG GATCACCAAACACAACTCTTCAGGTACATGTGCTGTGCCTTAGCTTGGGCTACTTCCTCTTCGACCTCTGTTGGTGTGTGTACTTCCAGACAGAGGGTGCCCTGATGCTGGCCCACCATCTGGTGAGCATCTTGGGTATCACAGCATCACTGGCACTCGGGGAGTCAGCTGCGGAGGTCAATGCCGTCATCTTTGGCAGCGAGATCACTAACCCGCTGCTGCAGGCTCGCTGGTTCCTGAAGGAGATCGGGTGTTACCACAGTTTCACAGGTGACGTGGTGGATTTCTTCTTCGTAGTCCTCTTCACTGGGGTGCGGATTGGAGTGGGCGCCTGGCTGATGTACTGTGAGCTTGCTTCTCCCAAACCCAGGTGGTACATTAAGCTGGGCGGCGTCATCATGTACGCTGTCTCCTGGGTTTTCATGGTCAGCATCTGCCGCTTCGCTCGGAGGAAGAGCATGAAGAAGTACCACGCCTGGAGGAGTCGGAGGAGTGATGAGTTGTACTTGAAAACTAATGGACATCTGAAAACCCACTGA
- the LOC136023147 gene encoding TLC domain-containing protein 5-like isoform X2 has product MRFPECSGITRHILHCMERMLFPLLLRVACSLLAWFSLYAWFCHRYKHRNYEWSCRLVTLTHGILATCLSAYVGFIDGPWPMSHPGSPNTTLQVHVLCLSLGYFLFDLCWCVYFQTEGALMLAHHLVSILGITASLALGESAAEVNAVIFGSEITNPLLQARWFLKEIGCYHSFTGDVVDFFFVVLFTGVRIGVGAWLMYCELASPKPRWYIKLGGVIMYAVSWVFMVSICRFARRKSMKKYHAWRSRRSDELYLKTNGHLKTH; this is encoded by the exons ATGCGCTTCCCTGAATGCTCAGGAATAACGAGACACATCTTACATTGCATGGAAAG GATGCTGTTCCCCCTGCTCCTGCGGGTAGCCTGCAGTCTGCTTGCCTGGTTCTCTCTCTACGCTTGGTTCTGCCATCGCTACAAACACCGGAATTACGAATGGAGCTGCAGGCTGGTCACGCTAACCCATGGCATCCTTGCTACCTGCCTCTCTGCTTACGTTGGCTTTATTGATGGTCCCTGGCCTATGAGTCACCCAG GATCACCAAACACAACTCTTCAGGTACATGTGCTGTGCCTTAGCTTGGGCTACTTCCTCTTCGACCTCTGTTGGTGTGTGTACTTCCAGACAGAGGGTGCCCTGATGCTGGCCCACCATCTGGTGAGCATCTTGGGTATCACAGCATCACTGGCACTCGGGGAGTCAGCTGCGGAGGTCAATGCCGTCATCTTTGGCAGCGAGATCACTAACCCGCTGCTGCAGGCTCGCTGGTTCCTGAAGGAGATCGGGTGTTACCACAGTTTCACAGGTGACGTGGTGGATTTCTTCTTCGTAGTCCTCTTCACTGGGGTGCGGATTGGAGTGGGCGCCTGGCTGATGTACTGTGAGCTTGCTTCTCCCAAACCCAGGTGGTACATTAAGCTGGGCGGCGTCATCATGTACGCTGTCTCCTGGGTTTTCATGGTCAGCATCTGCCGCTTCGCTCGGAGGAAGAGCATGAAGAAGTACCACGCCTGGAGGAGTCGGAGGAGTGATGAGTTGTACTTGAAAACTAATGGACATCTGAAAACCCACTGA
- the LOC136023147 gene encoding TLC domain-containing protein 5-like isoform X3, giving the protein MLAHHLVSILGITASLALGESAAEVNAVIFGSEITNPLLQARWFLKEIGCYHSFTGDVVDFFFVVLFTGVRIGVGAWLMYCELASPKPRWYIKLGGVIMYAVSWVFMVSICRFARRKSMKKYHAWRSRRSDELYLKTNGHLKTH; this is encoded by the coding sequence ATGCTGGCCCACCATCTGGTGAGCATCTTGGGTATCACAGCATCACTGGCACTCGGGGAGTCAGCTGCGGAGGTCAATGCCGTCATCTTTGGCAGCGAGATCACTAACCCGCTGCTGCAGGCTCGCTGGTTCCTGAAGGAGATCGGGTGTTACCACAGTTTCACAGGTGACGTGGTGGATTTCTTCTTCGTAGTCCTCTTCACTGGGGTGCGGATTGGAGTGGGCGCCTGGCTGATGTACTGTGAGCTTGCTTCTCCCAAACCCAGGTGGTACATTAAGCTGGGCGGCGTCATCATGTACGCTGTCTCCTGGGTTTTCATGGTCAGCATCTGCCGCTTCGCTCGGAGGAAGAGCATGAAGAAGTACCACGCCTGGAGGAGTCGGAGGAGTGATGAGTTGTACTTGAAAACTAATGGACATCTGAAAACCCACTGA